CAGCAGCAGGGTTCCCAGTACCACGCACATGTCCGCAATATTGAAGATCGGAAAGTTCCCGGCACTCAGCGCCTGCGTGACTGCGCTGAGCAGCGGCGAATGAAACATGTCGGTGACCCGGCCCTGCGCCAACCCGTCGATGCTGTTGCCGATGGCTCCGGCGGCGATCATGCTCAGGACCACCGTCAGAAAGCGGGTCTGGGGCCGCACGACCAGGTACACCAGCAGGCCCATGCCCACCAGCAGCCGCGCGACCGCCAGCGGCACGGCCGACCCCGCGAACAGGCTCCAGGCCGCCCCGGTGTTGAAGGT
This Deinococcus budaensis DNA region includes the following protein-coding sequences:
- the lspA gene encoding signal peptidase II, with translation MPTLLDRKRAFPFWVPLLIAALLIAADQALKAWALATLTYGASPLPFLPGLLEWQLTFNTGAAWSLFAGSAVPLAVARLLVGMGLLVYLVVRPQTRFLTVVLSMIAAGAIGNSIDGLAQGRVTDMFHSPLLSAVTQALSAGNFPIFNIADMCVVLGTLLLLIASFVGDRKGKA